One Aquamicrobium sp. genomic region harbors:
- a CDS encoding YkvA family protein, with product MNHSKIDDVLKPAGQREDARREADVRARFWRTMRRAARQVPFIEDVVAGYYTALDRRTPLRARGTLLAALAYFVMPADMIPDFIVGLGFTDDVAVLTAALAAIRGNIRPAHREMAREALEDAEL from the coding sequence ATGAACCACAGCAAGATCGACGATGTCCTGAAGCCGGCCGGCCAGCGCGAGGACGCACGCCGCGAGGCGGACGTGCGCGCGCGGTTCTGGCGTACGATGAGGCGCGCCGCGCGGCAGGTGCCGTTCATCGAGGACGTCGTCGCCGGCTACTACACCGCGCTCGACCGGCGGACGCCGCTCAGGGCGCGCGGCACGCTGCTCGCGGCGCTGGCCTATTTCGTCATGCCGGCCGACATGATCCCCGATTTCATCGTCGGCCTCGGCTTCACGGACGACGTCGCCGTGCTGACGGCGGCGCTCGCCGCGATCCGCGGCAACATCAGGCCCGCCCATCGCGAGATGGCCCGCGAGGCGCTGGAAGACGCCGAGCTTTAG
- the rlmN gene encoding 23S rRNA (adenine(2503)-C(2))-methyltransferase RlmN, translating into MTLSLDLTSPSTRPAPNASGLAASARAAEKPSLIGMSREEMAEALGAAGVPERQRRMRVQQLWHWLYVRGVSDFSQMFNISKDLRAALDCHFTIARPEVVEEQISQDGTRKWLFRFPPRGAGRPVEIETVYIPEEGRGTLCISSQVGCTLTCSFCHTGTQKLVRNLTAEEILAQLLTARDRLGDFPDTDTPDGAIVPAEGRKVSNIVMMGMGEPLYNFENVKKALLIASDGDGLSLSKRRITLSTSGVTPEIARTGEEIGVMLAISLHAVRDDLRDMLVPINKKYPLKALMDACRRYPGLSNARRITFEYVMLKDVNDSLDDAKELVRLLRGIPAKINLIPFNPWPGTNYQCSDWETIEKFADYINNAGYASPIRTPRGRDILAACGQLKSESERMRKTDRLALEAMMIAGHGEA; encoded by the coding sequence ATGACGCTTTCGCTCGACCTGACCTCGCCTTCGACTCGCCCCGCCCCCAATGCCTCGGGTTTGGCAGCTTCCGCGCGCGCGGCCGAAAAGCCGTCGCTGATCGGCATGAGCCGCGAGGAGATGGCCGAGGCGCTTGGCGCGGCCGGCGTGCCGGAGCGCCAGCGCCGGATGCGTGTCCAGCAGCTCTGGCACTGGCTCTATGTGCGCGGCGTCAGCGACTTCTCGCAGATGTTCAACATCTCGAAGGATCTGCGCGCCGCGCTCGACTGCCATTTCACCATCGCCCGGCCGGAAGTGGTCGAGGAGCAGATCTCGCAGGACGGCACCCGCAAATGGCTGTTCCGCTTTCCGCCGCGCGGCGCCGGCCGCCCGGTCGAGATCGAGACCGTCTACATCCCCGAGGAAGGGCGCGGCACGCTGTGCATCTCCAGCCAGGTCGGCTGCACGCTCACCTGCTCGTTCTGCCACACCGGCACCCAGAAGCTGGTGCGCAACCTGACGGCCGAGGAGATCCTCGCCCAGCTGCTGACCGCGCGCGACCGTCTCGGCGATTTCCCGGATACGGACACGCCCGACGGCGCCATTGTCCCGGCCGAGGGGCGCAAGGTGTCGAACATCGTCATGATGGGCATGGGCGAGCCGCTCTACAATTTCGAGAACGTCAAGAAGGCGCTGCTCATCGCCTCCGACGGCGACGGGCTGTCCCTGTCGAAGCGCCGCATCACGCTCTCGACCTCCGGCGTGACTCCCGAGATCGCCCGCACCGGCGAGGAGATCGGCGTCATGCTGGCGATCTCGCTGCATGCCGTGCGCGACGACCTGCGCGACATGCTGGTGCCGATCAACAAAAAGTATCCGCTGAAGGCGCTGATGGATGCCTGCCGGCGCTATCCGGGCCTCTCCAACGCGCGGCGCATCACCTTCGAGTATGTGATGCTCAAGGACGTCAATGACAGCCTCGACGACGCCAAGGAGCTGGTGCGGCTGCTCCGGGGCATTCCGGCCAAGATCAACCTGATCCCGTTCAACCCCTGGCCGGGCACCAACTACCAGTGCTCGGACTGGGAGACGATCGAGAAGTTCGCCGACTACATCAACAATGCCGGCTACGCCTCGCCGATCCGCACCCCGCGCGGCCGCGACATCCTCGCCGCCTGCGGCCAGTTGAAGTCGGAATCGGAACGCATGCGCAAGACCGACCGGCTGGCGCTGGAAGCGATGATGATCGCCGGGCACGGCGAGGCGTGA
- a CDS encoding LysE family translocator yields MTLANFVPDFSVILQFAVAVFVIAITPGPDMTLFVGRALSQGRAAGLACMTGAMTGIMIHTLLVSLGLSALIVASPQAFFVLKVAGAGYLIFLAFQAIRHGSAFSPEARPEKQRPFFRNWALGLMINLLNPKIVLFFMTFLPQFVTASDPYAPQKLLFLGLLFIPLSLPVTVPMVLAADSFSSMLKRAPRLMRLTDYLFAGVFSAFAFRILTASAK; encoded by the coding sequence ATGACACTCGCGAACTTCGTGCCCGACTTCTCCGTCATCCTCCAGTTCGCGGTGGCGGTGTTCGTCATCGCCATCACTCCCGGCCCCGACATGACGCTGTTCGTCGGGCGGGCGCTGAGCCAGGGCAGGGCCGCGGGCCTTGCCTGCATGACCGGCGCGATGACTGGCATCATGATCCACACGCTCTTGGTCTCGCTCGGCCTTTCGGCGCTGATCGTCGCCTCGCCGCAGGCGTTCTTCGTGCTCAAGGTGGCCGGCGCCGGCTACCTGATCTTCCTCGCCTTCCAGGCGATCCGCCACGGCTCGGCCTTCTCGCCGGAGGCGAGGCCGGAAAAGCAGCGCCCGTTCTTCCGCAACTGGGCGCTCGGGCTGATGATCAACCTGCTCAACCCGAAGATCGTGCTGTTCTTCATGACCTTCCTGCCGCAGTTCGTCACCGCGAGTGACCCCTACGCGCCGCAGAAGCTGCTGTTCCTCGGCCTGCTCTTCATCCCGCTGTCGTTGCCGGTGACGGTGCCGATGGTGCTGGCGGCGGATTCGTTCTCGTCGATGCTGAAGCGCGCCCCGCGCCTGATGCGCCTGACCGACTACCTGTTCGCCGGCGTGTTCTCGGCCTTCGCCTTCCGGATCCTGACCGCATCGGCGAAATAG
- a CDS encoding invasion associated locus B family protein, with the protein MRGIISTISCLALLAAATPVLAQGATKIGQHNAWGTYSYQANNGKVCYVLTIPTDKQPASLNHGDIFFFVSQKPGQNVSYEPQFIASYDFQSNSKVQVTVGDRSFSMFTRGKSAWMENAAEEPQLIAAMRAGSDMKVQATSGRGNPTNYTFSLRGITAALNSIQTCQ; encoded by the coding sequence ATGCGCGGAATCATATCGACCATCTCCTGCCTCGCGCTGCTCGCGGCCGCCACGCCGGTTCTCGCCCAGGGGGCGACGAAAATCGGCCAGCATAACGCCTGGGGCACCTATTCGTATCAGGCCAACAACGGCAAGGTCTGCTATGTGCTGACCATCCCGACCGACAAGCAGCCGGCGAGCCTCAACCATGGCGACATCTTCTTCTTCGTCAGCCAGAAGCCGGGCCAGAACGTCTCCTACGAGCCGCAGTTCATCGCCTCCTACGACTTCCAGTCGAATTCGAAGGTCCAGGTGACGGTGGGCGACCGTTCGTTCTCGATGTTCACCCGCGGCAAGTCGGCCTGGATGGAGAACGCCGCCGAGGAGCCGCAGCTCATCGCTGCCATGCGCGCCGGCTCCGACATGAAGGTGCAGGCCACTTCCGGCCGCGGCAACCCGACCAACTACACCTTCTCGCTGCGCGGCATCACCGCGGCGCTGAACTCGATCCAGACCTGCCAGTAG
- a CDS encoding lytic transglycosylase domain-containing protein: MAAGFRGGFLAVALAALVASGGAAHAAKCGNDGGGFEAWKAAFTEEAKAAGVKRGGLSALAGARYATATIKADRGVKKAFSGSVESFMQRRGASTIISKGRSLKKSNAALFDRIERQYGVPAGVLLAIWGMETGFGSYMGKQNTVSAIVTLAYDCRRPDFFRPHALAALKLIDSGALSANSVGAMHGEIGHTQFLPGNVIRYGVGNRDLRNREIALASTANFLRGHGWKPGAGYRGNMGAIAGWNAAKVYQQAIAIMAEAIDK; this comes from the coding sequence ATGGCAGCAGGTTTCAGGGGCGGGTTTCTCGCGGTGGCGCTAGCGGCGCTCGTTGCTTCGGGCGGTGCGGCCCACGCCGCGAAATGCGGCAATGACGGCGGCGGCTTCGAGGCCTGGAAGGCCGCTTTCACTGAGGAGGCGAAGGCCGCAGGCGTCAAGCGGGGCGGACTTTCGGCGCTTGCCGGCGCGCGCTACGCCACGGCGACCATCAAGGCCGACCGCGGCGTCAAGAAGGCGTTCAGCGGCTCGGTGGAGAGCTTCATGCAGCGCCGCGGCGCGTCGACCATCATCTCCAAGGGCCGATCGCTAAAGAAGTCGAACGCGGCGCTGTTCGACAGGATCGAGCGCCAGTACGGCGTGCCGGCGGGCGTGCTCCTCGCCATATGGGGCATGGAAACCGGGTTCGGCTCCTATATGGGCAAGCAGAACACGGTCTCGGCCATCGTCACGCTCGCCTATGACTGCCGCCGCCCGGACTTCTTCCGGCCGCATGCGCTCGCCGCGCTGAAGCTGATCGACAGCGGCGCGCTGTCGGCGAACTCGGTCGGCGCGATGCATGGCGAGATCGGGCACACCCAGTTCCTGCCCGGGAACGTCATCCGCTACGGCGTCGGCAACCGCGACCTGCGCAACCGCGAAATCGCGCTGGCCTCCACCGCCAATTTCCTGCGCGGCCACGGCTGGAAGCCGGGCGCGGGCTACCGCGGCAACATGGGCGCCATCGCCGGCTGGAACGCGGCCAAGGTTTACCAGCAGGCCATCGCCATCATGGCAGAGGCGATCGACAAGTAG
- a CDS encoding DUF1236 domain-containing protein produces the protein MTMKLVMTAAACAMLAVPGATLAQQAVIANADLNVRTGPGDDYPIVDRIALDSELLLLGCMEASEWCQVSYGDREGWVSSDYLLAAAEEADIPVVIYEGPANGTMVGSISGDYAPTPQVRAYIEDNRYEPVYLEGEFGVGTSLPETVEVYKIPDYEYRYVYINDRPVLVEPQTRRIVYIVR, from the coding sequence ATGACGATGAAGCTCGTAATGACGGCCGCGGCCTGCGCCATGCTGGCGGTGCCGGGAGCGACTCTCGCCCAGCAGGCGGTGATCGCCAATGCCGATCTCAACGTGCGCACCGGTCCCGGCGACGATTATCCGATCGTCGACAGGATAGCCCTGGACAGCGAGCTGCTGCTGCTCGGCTGCATGGAGGCCAGCGAATGGTGCCAGGTCAGCTACGGCGACCGCGAGGGCTGGGTGTCGTCCGATTATCTCCTCGCCGCGGCCGAGGAGGCGGACATACCGGTGGTGATCTACGAAGGCCCCGCCAACGGCACGATGGTGGGCAGCATATCCGGCGATTACGCGCCGACCCCGCAGGTGCGGGCCTATATCGAGGACAACCGCTACGAGCCGGTCTATCTGGAAGGCGAGTTCGGGGTCGGGACGAGCCTGCCCGAGACCGTCGAGGTCTACAAGATCCCCGATTACGAGTACCGCTACGTCTACATCAACGACCGGCCGGTGCTGGTCGAGCCGCAGACCCGGCGCATCGTCTACATCGTCCGCTAG
- a CDS encoding argininosuccinate synthase, with the protein MAKWKDVKKVVLAYSGGLDTSIILKWLQTELGAEVVTFTADLGQGGELEPARQKAEMLGIKEIYIEDVREEFVRDFVFPMFRANAQYEGIYLLGTSIARPLISKRLVEIAAETGADAVAHGATGKGNDQVRFELSAYALNPDIKVIAPWRDWEFKSRTDLLDFAEKHQIPVAKDKKGEAPFSVDANLLHSSSEGKVLEDPWQEPPEYVHMRTISPMEAPDEPTEITVRFRKGDAVAIDGKEMSPATLLAALNDLGRDNGIGRIDLVENRFVGMKSRGVYETPGGTILLAAHRAIESITLDRGAAHLKDELMPRYAELIYNGFWFSPEREMLQALIDKSQEEVEGEVRLKLYKGNVIVTGRRSPKSLYSDALVTFEDDRGAYDQKDAEGFIRLNALRLRTLASRKRNA; encoded by the coding sequence ATGGCCAAGTGGAAAGACGTCAAGAAGGTGGTGCTTGCCTATTCGGGCGGGCTCGACACCTCGATCATCCTGAAGTGGCTCCAGACCGAGCTCGGCGCGGAGGTGGTGACCTTCACCGCCGATCTCGGCCAGGGCGGCGAGCTCGAGCCGGCGCGCCAGAAGGCCGAGATGCTCGGCATCAAGGAAATCTACATCGAGGACGTGCGCGAGGAGTTCGTCCGCGACTTCGTCTTCCCGATGTTCCGCGCCAACGCGCAATATGAGGGCATCTACCTGCTCGGCACCTCGATCGCCCGGCCGCTGATCTCCAAGCGCCTCGTCGAGATCGCCGCCGAGACCGGGGCCGACGCCGTCGCCCACGGCGCCACCGGCAAGGGCAACGACCAGGTCCGCTTCGAATTGTCGGCCTATGCGCTCAACCCCGATATCAAGGTGATCGCGCCGTGGCGCGACTGGGAGTTCAAGTCGCGCACCGACCTGCTCGACTTCGCCGAGAAGCACCAGATTCCCGTCGCCAAGGACAAGAAGGGCGAGGCCCCGTTCTCGGTCGACGCCAACCTCCTGCACTCGTCCTCCGAGGGCAAGGTGCTGGAGGATCCGTGGCAGGAGCCGCCGGAATATGTCCACATGCGCACCATCTCGCCGATGGAGGCGCCCGACGAGCCGACCGAGATCACGGTTCGCTTCAGGAAGGGCGACGCGGTCGCCATCGACGGCAAGGAGATGTCCCCGGCGACGCTGCTCGCCGCGCTCAACGATCTCGGCCGCGACAACGGCATCGGCCGCATCGATCTCGTCGAGAACCGCTTCGTCGGCATGAAATCGCGCGGGGTATATGAAACCCCCGGCGGCACGATCCTGCTCGCCGCGCACCGCGCCATCGAATCGATCACGCTCGACCGCGGCGCCGCGCATTTGAAGGACGAGCTGATGCCGCGCTATGCCGAGCTGATCTACAACGGCTTCTGGTTCTCGCCCGAGCGCGAGATGCTCCAGGCGCTGATCGACAAGAGCCAGGAGGAGGTCGAGGGCGAGGTGCGGCTGAAGCTCTACAAGGGCAACGTCATCGTCACCGGCCGCCGCTCGCCGAAGTCGCTCTATTCCGACGCGCTCGTCACCTTCGAGGACGACCGCGGCGCCTACGACCAGAAGGACGCCGAAGGCTTCATCCGCCTCAATGCGCTCAGGCTGCGCACGCTGGCCTCGCGCAAGCGCAACGCCTGA
- a CDS encoding alpha/beta fold hydrolase encodes MRYLFGDYALVPETRELTSAGRPCLVEPQVFDLLVFLLRERERVISVDELIQAVWNGRIVSDSATSARISAARAAIGDDGTAQRWIRTIRRRGFRFVGAVEETEAAAHPPASGGRQRVALCRSADGTRIAYATGGTGYPLVKAGHWLTHLEHDRQSPIWRPLLERLERRFRLVRYDQRGNGLSDWDIADLSLDRFVEDLEAVVDAAGLGRFALYGTSQGAPIAVAYAHRHPDRVSHLVLHGGFEKGRLLRLSERERVEGEAILTLIRHGWGRPGSPFIDAFATMFIPEGSREQIDSLVDLQRLTTSPENAAALRAAIDRFDVSGRIGEIATPTLVIHARDDGVQPLEEGRALAARIPDAEFLLLEGRNHVVLPQEKAWPVLFGEIERFILGGAAPV; translated from the coding sequence ATGCGCTATCTTTTCGGCGACTATGCGCTGGTGCCGGAAACCCGCGAGCTCACGAGCGCGGGGCGGCCGTGCCTCGTCGAGCCGCAGGTGTTCGACCTTCTCGTCTTCCTGCTGCGCGAGCGCGAACGGGTGATTTCCGTCGATGAGCTGATCCAAGCGGTGTGGAACGGCCGCATCGTCTCCGATTCAGCGACCAGCGCCCGCATCAGCGCGGCGCGCGCCGCGATCGGCGACGACGGCACGGCGCAAAGATGGATCAGGACGATCCGGCGGCGCGGCTTCCGTTTCGTCGGCGCGGTCGAGGAGACCGAAGCGGCCGCCCACCCGCCGGCCAGCGGCGGGCGCCAGCGGGTGGCACTGTGCCGCTCCGCCGACGGCACGCGCATCGCCTACGCCACGGGCGGAACGGGCTACCCGCTGGTCAAGGCCGGCCACTGGCTGACCCATCTGGAGCACGATCGGCAGAGCCCGATCTGGCGGCCGCTGCTCGAGCGGCTCGAACGGCGCTTCCGGCTGGTGCGCTACGACCAGCGCGGCAATGGCCTTTCAGACTGGGACATCGCCGATCTCTCGCTCGACCGCTTCGTCGAGGATCTGGAGGCGGTGGTCGATGCCGCCGGGCTCGGCCGCTTCGCGCTCTACGGCACGTCGCAGGGCGCGCCGATCGCCGTCGCCTACGCCCATCGCCATCCCGACCGGGTCAGCCACCTCGTCCTGCATGGCGGCTTCGAGAAGGGCCGGCTGCTGCGCCTCTCCGAGCGCGAGCGGGTCGAGGGCGAGGCGATCCTGACGCTGATCCGCCACGGCTGGGGGCGGCCCGGCAGCCCGTTCATCGACGCCTTCGCCACGATGTTCATCCCCGAAGGCAGCCGCGAGCAGATCGACTCGCTGGTCGATCTCCAGCGTCTGACGACCTCGCCGGAGAACGCGGCCGCGCTGCGCGCCGCCATCGACCGTTTCGACGTGAGCGGGCGCATCGGGGAGATCGCGACGCCGACGCTGGTGATCCACGCCCGCGACGACGGCGTGCAGCCGCTGGAAGAGGGCCGCGCGCTCGCCGCGCGGATACCGGACGCCGAGTTCCTGCTGCTCGAAGGCCGCAACCATGTGGTGCTGCCGCAGGAGAAGGCCTGGCCGGTGCTGTTCGGCGAGATCGAGCGCTTCATCCTCGGCGGGGCAGCGCCGGTGTGA